A DNA window from Aspergillus nidulans FGSC A4 chromosome V contains the following coding sequences:
- a CDS encoding serine/threonine protein kinase chkA (transcript_id=CADANIAT00003593), which yields MHHSQLAPLPIDLPFRIVSKTFGQGAYACLKKACPLNADTPVFAVKFINKDYAARHGKISPRQLLMEATVHKHIGDHNNIISFFQTGEDGAWRWIAMELADGGDLFDKIEADEGVSEDIGHVYFTQLISAVGYMHSKGVGHRDIKPENILLTADGNLKIADFGLATLFEYKGGTKLSTTFCGSPPYIAPEVITCSSRNQTKGPGYRPDVADIWSCGIVLFVLLAGNTPWDSPTEDSYEFHEYVMTNARTSDELWQKLPTATLSLLRGMLNIDAQARFSLEDVRRHPWFTRQNKHLAPDGRLRDPIKVATSMFESLHIDLSQSVSRPLKGGSFGPDRMDVDIGDDLGAEHRISSTQPEVPRGDMLIDWDTPHLTDVFSSSQPTNNPRPPSSSLTPEILEDEPSFSQFSQRPSVPMSRTQNAQRFHDIVPSRSLTRFFSTWELKLLVPLICEALHRLGVPVPAVPAVSPGDNSAMIRVITRDGRMCPLHGKVLVECVSEGLFEIEFMKGKGDPLEWRRFFKKVVLLCKDAVYTPDS from the exons ATGCACCATTCCCAATTAGCGCCACTGCCTATCGACCTGCCATTTCGCATTGTCTCAAAGACATTCGGTCAGGGCGCTTATGCTTG TCTTAAAAAAGCGTGTCCACTGAACGCCGACACTCCGGTCTTCGCGGTCAAGTTCATTAACAAAGACTACGCCGCTCGCCATGGCAAAATAAGTCCACGACAATTGCTCATGGAAGCTACAGTACACAAACATATCGGCGACCATAATAACATCATATCTTTCTTCCAGACCGGAGAGGATGGCGCATGGCGATGGATTGCAATGGAGCTAGCAGACGGAGGGGACCTTTTCGATAAAATCGAGGCGGACGAAGGCGTCAGCGAGGATATAGGACATGTCTATTTCACCCAGCTTATAAGTGCGGTAGGATATATGCACTCAAAGGGCGTCGGACATCGAGATATCAAACCGGAAAATATCCTCTTGACCGCGGATGGAAACCTGAAGATCGCAGATTTCGGTCTCGCAACGCTATTTGAGTACAAAGGGGGCACGAAACTGTCCACCACCTTCTGTGGTAGCCCTCCATACATCGCGCCAGAGGTTATCACCTGTAGCTCTCGAAATCAGACTAAAGGGCCCGGATACCGCCCTGACGTGGCAGACATCTGGTCGTGTGGCATTGTCCTTTTTGTCCTTCTCGCCGGAAATACACCTTGGGATAGCCCGACAGAGGATAGCTATGAATTTCACGAATATGTTATGACTAACGCCCGCACATCTGACGAATTGTGGCAGAAATTGCCCACCGCAACTCTCTCATTACTGCGCGGCATGCTGAACATTGACGCCCAGGCTAGGTTTTCTCTAGAAGATGTCCGGCGGCATCCCTGGTTCACGCGCCAGAACAAACACCTCGCCCCAGACGGCAGACTGCGAGACCCTATCAAGGTTGCAACGTCTATGTTTGAGTCTCTTCATATTGACTTGTCTCAATCCGTCTCCCGCCCCTTGAAAGGCGGCAGCTTCGGCCCAGATCGAATGGACGTGGATATTGGCGACGATCTAGGTGCCGAGCATAGGATTTCATCCACGCAGCCAGAAGTACCGAGAGGCGACATGCTAATCGACTGGGACACGCCGCATCTCACGGACGTCTTCTCCTCGAGCCAACCAACGAACAACCCACGCCCACCATCCAGCAGCCTCACGCCCGAAATCCTCGAAGACGAGCCCTCGTTTTCACAGTTCTCACAACGGCCATCTGTGCCCATGAGCCGAACTCAGAACGCCCAGCGCTTCCACGATATCGTtccctcccgctccctcACCCGCTTCTTTTCGACGTGGGAActcaagctcctcgtcccGCTTATCTGCGAGGCGCTACATCGCCTTGGTGTCCCGGTTCCCGCTGTTCCTGCCGTATCGCCCGGTGACAATTCGGCTATGATTAGAGTGATCACGAGAGATGGCAGAATGTGTCCTCTTCATGGAAAGGTGCTTGTTGAATGTGTTTCCGAGGGCCTCTTCGAGATTGAGTTCATGAAAGGAAAGGGGGATCCGCTTGAATGGCGaaggttcttcaagaaagtGGTGCTACTTTGCAAGGATGCAGTTTACACACCTGATTCttga
- a CDS encoding protein cntA (transcript_id=CADANIAT00003594), translating into MANENVLEGVPPRESPQPQDFIRHSNGHAPPAISSDNHSSYAQEAFAEKKAIPESHPLDNSSEPSGQDVEAGRKAAFKSAARRYYKSYFKHVLYAVIWLLFTGWWIAGLILHRYDLGWLVPFLLYLVITLRLIFLYVPISIFTRPVHWAWKSTASRLVSMIPEHFRIPLGALVTIATILVGSFASAEAPGNTRADRAVSLFGLLVCIFCLWLTSRNRRKVNWHTVVVGMLVQFIVALFVLRTQVGYDIFDFISMLARELLGFAQEGVDFLTTTDFESGHPYFLVTVIPAIIFFVSLVQLLYYTGVLQWAIRKLAVFFFWSMRVSGAEAVVAAASPFIGQGESAMLIKPFIAHCTMAEIHQIMCSGYATIAGSVLVSYLSMGVNAQALISSCVMSIPASLACSKLRWPEEEETLTAGRVIIPEETEDRPANLLDAFSKGAWLGIKIAGMIAATLLCIISLIGLIDGLLTWWGRYLNINNPTLTLDLIVGYICYPIAFLLGVSRDGDLLKVGKLIGLKLVANEFVAYSALQTDPQYQDLSNRSRLIATYALAGFANIGSLGNQIGVLAQLAPSRGGDVSRVAVSAMLTGAISTFTSAAIAGLLIQNEEQYMTTATS; encoded by the exons ATGGCCAACGAAAACGTGCTGGAGGGCGTACCTCCCAGAGAGAGCCCACAACCGCAAGATTTCATCCGGCATTCTAACGGACACGCGCCGCCAGCGATCAGTTCAGATAACCATTCTAGCTACGCGCAGGAAGCGTTTGCAGAGAAAAAGGCAATACCAGAGTCGCATCCCCTGGATAACAGCAGTGAGCCAAGTGGACAGGACGTCGAAGCAGGACGCAAGGCCGCCTTCAAATCAGCAGCTCGTCGGTACTACAAATCGTATTTCAAGCATGTTCTGTATGCTGTGATTTGGCTTCTGTTCACCGG GTGGTGGATCGCTGGCCTTATTCTCCATCGCTATGACTTGGGCTGGCTGGTTCCGTTCTTGCTCTATCTCGTCATCACCCTTCGACTCATCTTCCTCTACGTACCAATCTCGATCTTTACACGGCCGGTGCATTGGGCGTGGAAGAGCACTGCCAGTCGTCTCGTCAGCATGATCCCGGAGCATTTCCGCATCCCGCTTGGTGCTTTAGTAACTATTGCTACCATTTTAGTCGGCTCCTTTGCGTCAGCGGAAGCCCCCGGTAACACCAGGGCTGACCGTGCTGTCAGCTTATTCGGGCTTCTGGTATGCATCTTCTGCCTTTGGCTCACCTCCAGGAATCGCAGAAAGGTCAATTGGCACACTGTCGTTGTGGGCATGCTGGTGCAATTCATCGTTGCTTTGTTCGTGCTGCGCACACAGGTTGGTTACGATATCTTCGATTTCATCTCCATGTTGGCCAGAGAGCTTTTGGGCTTCGCTCAGGAAGGTGTTGACTTCCTAACGACAACTGATTTTGAGTCTGGCCACCCCTACTTCTTAGTTACGGTCATCCCggccatcatcttcttcgtctccctcgtccagctccTCTACTATACCGGTGTCTTGCAGTGGGCCATCCGTAAGCTCGCcgtcttctttttctggTCCATGCGCGTCTCTGGCGCAGAGGCCGTGGTAGCAGCCGCCTCCCCATTTATCGGACAAGGTGAATCTGCTATGCTGATCAAGCCCTTCATCGCGCACTGCACGATGGCCGAAATCCACCAGATCATGTGCTCCGGCTACGCAACCATCGCAGGTTCCGTCCTGGTCTCCTACCTTTCCATGGGCGTCAACGCGCAGGCCCTTATCTCATCCTGCGTGATGAGTATCCCTGCATCCCTCGCGTGTTCCAAACTGCGCTGgcctgaagaagaagaaaccctAACGGCCGGCCGTGTCATCATTCCCGAAGAAACCGAAGACAGACCAGCTAACCTCCTCGACGCCTTTTCCAAAGGCGCTTGGCTGGGTATCAAGATTGCTGGCATGATTGCCGCCACACTCCTTTGCATCATCTCCCTCATCGGTCTCATCGATGGACTACTCACCTGGTGGGGCCGGTACCTGAATATCAACAACCCAACCCTAACGCTCGACCTGATCGTCGGCTACATCTGCTATcccatcgccttcctcctcggcgtTAGCCGCGACGGCGACCTCCTGAAGGTTGGAAAGCTTATTGGCCTGAAGCTCGTTGCT AACGAATTCGTTGCCTACTCGGCTCTTCAGACCGATCCCCAATACCAGGATCTCTCAAACCGCTCCCGCCTCATCGCCACCTATGCGCTCGCCGGTTTCGCCAATATCGGCTCTCTAGGTAACCAGATCGGTGTGCTTGCTCAGCTAGCACCCAGCCGTGGCGGCGATGTTTCCCGCGTTGCTGTGAGCGCCATGCTTACGGGTGCGATCAGCACCTTCACGTCTGCGGCGATTGCGGGACTGTTGATCCAGAATGAGGAGCAGTATATGACCACTGCTACTTCGTAA
- a CDS encoding putative CECR1 family adenosine deaminase (transcript_id=CADANIAT00003595), with amino-acid sequence MDSDSCSWAAEAGVPHHEDPFIQRFIAGRHSLIQREKSQRHDANLHNALPPVAKKACQIVSRVCAQELAKLQQDGYQSDGIPHPSRMSNRDRVRVESSDLWSIVRRLPKGSLLHGHLPAMVDMDFLIDQAFATPGIHVSAPRPLLTQGDFQDAPFAFRYCSRSDGGHTDKRSLWADSYEPSTMIDLQSAAASFPDKKSGFRQWLKSRCTLASDQSHQIPRGSRAISDIFDRRLPIINSILQYEPILRKCLRHIFSQLAADRIRYVEFRVAFNFEYTLEGSDKTEEDYTGWFQIFQEEVEKFRGTEEGKEFYGARVIWATMRGLSNKDIGLSMEQCLLAKKMFPEFICGFDLLGPEANEKPLNDLLPILFWFRGRCADEGVEIPFMFHAGYSLGDGDQTDDNLFDAVLLGTRRISQALSLYKHPLLIDVLKSKNILIECSPSSAACLGLSNSFQSHPLPALLSRGVSVALSNDSPGIYGLGPNGLSSEFYQALLAFHSMGLSGLTMMVENSIRWSCYEDKSVNDWNTDIQEAILGEGLKAARLHEFYADFEKFCDWVVLAFEEKCNFE; translated from the exons ATGGACTCGGATAGTTGTTCATGGGCGGCAGAGGCCGGCGTTCCCCATCATGAGGACCCCTTCATCCAGCGTTTTATCGCTGGTCGTCATTCCTTGATTCAGCGAGAGAAATCACAACGTCATG ATGCAAACCTGCATAACGCGTTGCCTCCCGTAGCGAAAAAAGCATGCCAGATCGTTTCTCGAGTATGCGCTCAGGAACTGGCCAAACTCCAGCAAGATGGTTACCAGTCAGACGGCATCCCGCATCCGAGCCGCATGTCCAACAGAGACAGGGTGCGGGTTGAAAGCTCTGACCTTTGGAGTATTGTACGACGTCTGCCGAAAGGGTCCCTCCTGCATGGTCATCTGCCGGCGATGGTCGATATGGACTTTCTTATCGATCAGGCGTTCGCTACGCCAGGGATCCACGTATCTGCGCCTCGGCCACTACTAACGCAGGGCGATTTCCAAGACGCGCCGTTCGCGTTCCGATATTGTTCTCGCTCCGATGGGGGCCATACAGATAAGCGCTCACTATGGGCAGATAGCTATGAGCCGTCGACTATGATTGACTTGCAAAGTGCTGCGGCTTCCTTTCCGGACAAGAAATCGGGCTTTCGTCAATGGCTCAAGAGCCGGTGTACTCTGGCCTCTGATCAATCACATCAGATTCCACGTGGCAGCAGGGCGATCTCCGACATCTTCGATCGCCGTTTGCCTATTATCAACTCTATCCTGCAATATGAACCTATCTTGCGAAAATGTCTACGGCACATATTCTCACAATTGGCCGCAGATAGGATAAGGTATGTTGAGTTCAGAGTAGCCTTCAACTTCGAATACACCCTGGAAGGTAGTGATAAGACCGAGGAGGATTATACTGGCTGGTTCCAGATTTTCCAAGAAGAGGTCGAAAAGTTCAGGGGTactgaagaaggaaaagagtTCTATGGCGCGCGAGTCATATGGGCGACCATGCGCGGTCTATCAAACAAAGACATTGGTCTTAGCATGGAGCAGTGCCTTCTCGCAAAAAAGATGTTCCCTGAATTCATTTGCGGATTCGACCTTCTTGGGCCAGAGGCTAACGAGAAGCCGCTCAACGATTTATTACCAATACTATTTTGGTTCCGTGGGCGCTGCGCTGATGAGGGAGTGGAAATCCCCTTTATGTTCCATGCTGGCTACAGtcttggtgatggtgatCAAACAGACGATAACCTATTCGACGCAGTTTTGCTGGGCACCCGAAGAATTAGCCAAGCTCTTTCACTATATAAACATCCGCTGCTCATTGATGTTCTCAAGTCAAAGAACATTTTGATAGAATGTTCACCGAGTTCAGCTGCATGTCTCGGGCTTAGCAACTCTTTCCAGTCACaccctcttccagctcttctgtCTCGTGGAGTTTCCGTCGCCCTCAGTAATGACTCGCCAGGCATATATGGGCTCGGACCAAATGGTCTGTCATCCGAGTTCTACCAGGCTCTACTTGCATTTCACAGCATGGGTCTCTCCGGCCTCACGATGATGGTGGAGAATTCCATCCGTTGGAGCTGCTACGAAGACAAATCAGTAAATGATTGGAACACAGATATCCAAGAAGCCATTCTTGGTGAAGGCCTTAAAGCCGCCCGTCTGCACGAATTCTACGCCGATTTTGAGAAGTTTTGCGATTGGGTAGTCCTGGCTTTCGAAGAGAAGTGTAACTTCGAATAG